A stretch of Acidobacteriota bacterium DNA encodes these proteins:
- a CDS encoding DUF2779 domain-containing protein has translation MPEPLQLLEPPTRVERAISKSKYISGLQCHKLLWHQYNAKELIPPVDESQQAVFNQGHEVGRRARQLYPGGVLVERERWDMDGLLEDTARALAASSPHQGGAIYEAAFLGGGVYAQVDILVPTGDGRWDIVEVKSSTSVKSVYLDDVAVQRFAVESSGTPVRNCYVVHIDREYVRSGDVDNHKLFRAVDVTSEVADRLPDVPRRIEALASVIRQSESPEIAIGPHCSKPYDCPLKPVCWSALPEGHLTKVVRGADRRAIQVAADESQNVHVAEPQVRGFLDGLTYPLFFLDFETFGTAVPLLDGTRPYQQVPFQFSLHIRREPGGAMTHHGFLADDASDPRPQLLQWMRHYLESAGSIVVYFAGFETGRLAELARDFPAQAPWIEQILARVVDLHAPFKAFEVYHPLQHGSTSIKAVLPALTGMGYEGMAIGDGATASQSFLRMAFGPAPGHEPPVDVAKVRQDLEAYCALDTLAMVRILDALEMALGGLETQAALRGARTRIS, from the coding sequence GTGCCCGAACCCCTTCAGCTGCTCGAACCGCCCACGCGAGTGGAGCGCGCGATTTCGAAGTCCAAGTACATCAGCGGGCTGCAGTGCCACAAGCTCCTTTGGCATCAGTACAACGCGAAGGAACTGATCCCGCCGGTAGACGAATCGCAGCAGGCGGTCTTCAACCAGGGACATGAAGTGGGCCGGCGCGCGCGTCAGCTCTACCCGGGCGGGGTGCTCGTCGAGCGGGAGCGTTGGGACATGGATGGCCTGTTGGAGGACACGGCTCGAGCCCTCGCTGCGAGCAGCCCCCATCAGGGCGGGGCAATTTACGAAGCGGCATTCCTGGGTGGCGGCGTCTACGCGCAGGTGGACATCCTCGTCCCCACCGGCGACGGGCGCTGGGACATCGTGGAGGTCAAGAGTTCAACGTCGGTCAAGAGCGTTTATCTGGACGACGTGGCGGTGCAGCGGTTTGCGGTGGAGAGCTCGGGCACGCCAGTGCGCAACTGCTATGTGGTGCACATTGACCGCGAGTACGTGCGGTCTGGCGACGTGGACAACCACAAGCTCTTTCGCGCGGTGGACGTCACAAGCGAGGTGGCCGACCGGCTTCCCGACGTGCCTAGAAGGATCGAGGCGCTGGCGTCGGTGATCCGCCAGTCGGAGTCACCCGAGATCGCGATCGGCCCGCATTGCTCGAAGCCGTATGACTGTCCACTGAAGCCCGTGTGCTGGAGCGCGCTGCCGGAAGGACACCTGACCAAGGTCGTCCGTGGCGCTGACCGCCGAGCGATTCAGGTGGCGGCGGACGAATCGCAAAACGTCCACGTGGCCGAGCCCCAGGTGCGAGGCTTCCTCGACGGCCTGACTTACCCGCTGTTCTTTCTGGACTTCGAAACGTTCGGCACAGCCGTCCCGCTGCTCGACGGCACGAGGCCATACCAGCAGGTGCCGTTTCAGTTCTCGCTGCATATCCGTCGCGAGCCCGGAGGGGCCATGACGCACCACGGTTTCCTGGCAGACGACGCCTCTGATCCGCGCCCGCAGCTTCTGCAGTGGATGCGCCACTACCTCGAGTCCGCCGGCTCCATCGTCGTCTACTTCGCGGGGTTCGAGACCGGGCGGCTGGCCGAACTGGCGCGTGACTTCCCCGCGCAGGCGCCGTGGATCGAGCAGATCCTTGCGCGCGTGGTGGACCTGCACGCGCCGTTCAAGGCGTTTGAGGTGTATCACCCGCTGCAGCACGGCAGCACGTCGATCAAGGCCGTCCTGCCCGCGCTCACCGGCATGGGCTACGAGGGGATGGCGATCGGCGACGGCGCCACGGCCTCGCAGTCGTTCCTGCGCATGGCCTTCGGGCCCGCGCCGGGCCACGAGCCTCCCGTCGATGTCGCCAAGGTCCGCCAGGACCTCGAGGCGTACTGCGCGCTCGACACCCTGGCGATGGTCAGGATCCTGGACGCGCTCGAGATGGCCCTTGGCGGCCTTGAGACCCAGGCCGCCCTACGAGGAGCGCGGACGCGCATTTCGTAG
- a CDS encoding histidine phosphatase family protein, whose product MNSLLVLARHAESERNVVKRGRPFFASEADAGPFRGQADRSTVLTEAGRAMARALGERLREEHESFDVIVDSGFRRTQETVEHLLEAWPVEERDAIERHSNDLLRERDAGYALNMTEEEAASAFPWLQEYWRTEGPYFARPPGGESLADLALRVKLFLESDLKAFAGRRLLLVTHIGTMQMLRMHLEAWPLAEIDAKLRGEPIRNCDTFAYTLDSTAAYTTTPTR is encoded by the coding sequence ATGAACTCCCTGCTCGTGCTGGCGCGGCATGCTGAAAGCGAACGCAATGTCGTAAAACGGGGCCGGCCGTTTTTTGCTAGCGAGGCTGACGCGGGACCGTTTCGCGGACAGGCCGACCGCTCGACCGTTCTCACCGAAGCCGGGCGCGCGATGGCCAGGGCGCTCGGTGAGCGACTACGCGAAGAGCACGAAAGTTTCGACGTCATCGTGGACTCCGGCTTTCGCCGAACACAGGAAACGGTCGAGCATCTGCTGGAAGCGTGGCCCGTAGAGGAGCGCGACGCGATTGAGCGCCACTCAAACGACCTGCTCCGCGAGCGGGACGCGGGCTACGCGTTGAACATGACCGAGGAAGAAGCCGCATCGGCGTTTCCCTGGCTGCAGGAATACTGGCGGACGGAAGGGCCGTATTTCGCACGCCCGCCCGGTGGCGAGAGCCTGGCGGACCTGGCCTTGCGGGTGAAGCTGTTCCTGGAATCGGACCTCAAGGCCTTCGCCGGCCGACGGCTGCTGCTGGTGACGCACATCGGCACGATGCAGATGCTGCGCATGCATCTGGAAGCGTGGCCATTGGCAGAGATCGATGCGAAGCTGCGCGGAGAGCCGATTCGCAACTGCGATACCTTCGCCTACACACTCGACTCTACCGCCGCGTATACCACCACGCCCACGCGATGA
- a CDS encoding DoxX family membrane protein: MLKTTSRYLLGVLFIAAGANHFVNPAFYLAMMPAYLPWHSELVFLSGVAEIALGALLLFRRWAVWAGWGLIALLVAIFPANVNMTLHPELYPSISPTVLWLRLPLQAVFIAWAWWYTRR, from the coding sequence ATGCTGAAGACGACATCGCGATACCTGCTCGGCGTCTTGTTCATTGCGGCGGGCGCCAACCATTTCGTCAACCCGGCGTTTTATCTGGCGATGATGCCGGCGTATCTGCCGTGGCACTCGGAGTTGGTCTTTCTGAGCGGCGTTGCCGAAATCGCGCTTGGGGCGCTCCTGCTGTTCAGGCGATGGGCGGTGTGGGCGGGATGGGGACTCATTGCGCTGCTCGTGGCGATCTTTCCCGCCAACGTGAACATGACACTTCACCCCGAGCTGTATCCATCAATATCGCCGACGGTCTTGTGGCTGCGACTGCCCCTGCAGGCGGTGTTCATCGCGTGGGCGTGGTGGTATACGCGGCGGTAG
- a CDS encoding HAMP domain-containing histidine kinase: MLYEFVTTYRDAIITRAREKLTARPWPAASEDEVKNGVPLFLTQLSETLRAESTGTPHSPHAIGSTATRHGRELLALGFTVSQVVHDYGDICQAVTEIAIEQMAPITTDEFKTLNRCLDTATAEAVTEHARITAEARTTEESERSGHIAHETRDLLNTALLAYQSLKGGLVGINGSTGAVLGRSLMGLRDLVESTLSDIRIAANEQRRDRILVVPFLKDIAIAGNLHAEARGIRFTTELGDPAMAVTADPQILASAVTNLLNNAFKFTPAGGHVVLRARTNEEARLLIEVADECGGIPSTEADPFQAFGVRRGRDRTGLGLGLSIARKAVRAHGGDIHMENLPGKGCVFVIDVALAAPVTVA; the protein is encoded by the coding sequence ATGCTTTATGAGTTCGTGACGACCTATCGCGATGCGATCATCACGAGGGCCAGGGAGAAACTGACGGCACGGCCGTGGCCGGCCGCCTCGGAGGACGAAGTCAAGAACGGCGTCCCGCTCTTCCTGACCCAGCTTTCGGAAACCCTGCGGGCGGAGTCCACCGGGACGCCGCATTCGCCGCACGCGATCGGCTCCACCGCCACGCGTCACGGGCGCGAGCTGTTGGCACTGGGGTTCACCGTGTCGCAGGTCGTGCATGACTACGGCGACATCTGTCAGGCCGTCACCGAAATCGCCATCGAGCAGATGGCGCCCATCACCACCGACGAATTCAAGACGCTCAATCGCTGTCTGGACACCGCCACCGCCGAAGCCGTGACTGAACATGCGCGCATCACTGCCGAGGCGAGGACCACCGAGGAATCCGAACGCTCGGGCCATATCGCGCACGAGACGCGCGACCTGCTCAATACGGCGCTGCTGGCGTATCAATCGTTGAAGGGCGGCCTGGTGGGCATCAACGGCAGCACGGGCGCCGTCCTGGGCCGCAGTCTCATGGGTTTGCGCGATCTCGTGGAGAGCACGCTCTCTGACATTCGCATTGCCGCGAATGAGCAGCGGCGCGATCGCATTTTGGTCGTGCCATTCCTCAAGGACATCGCGATCGCCGGAAACCTGCATGCCGAGGCCCGCGGCATCAGGTTCACCACGGAGCTCGGTGACCCGGCGATGGCGGTCACGGCAGACCCGCAGATCCTGGCGTCAGCGGTGACCAACCTCCTCAACAACGCATTCAAGTTCACGCCCGCCGGCGGGCATGTGGTCTTGCGTGCGCGCACAAACGAAGAGGCACGTTTGCTGATTGAGGTGGCCGACGAATGCGGCGGCATCCCCTCCACCGAAGCCGACCCGTTCCAGGCGTTTGGCGTGCGTCGCGGCCGTGACCGCACAGGACTGGGTCTTGGGCTTTCGATTGCGCGCAAAGCGGTTAGAGCCCACGGCGGGGACATCCATATGGAGAACCTCCCCGGGAAGGGCTGCGTCTTCGTGATCGACGTGGCGCTGGCCGCGCCCGTTACTGTGGCTTGA
- a CDS encoding OmpA family protein codes for MRPLILATTLALITATGSACASKGFVNTRVGEVNTKVDSLTGAVEETQARTTKAEGRITEVDQKAGAADAKAQAAAGAASAADAKAGAAADAARAADARAEAVAAASRRMIYEVVLSEDQGQYKLNSAGLPDPVKTRIDDLVNQLKADPKGVYFEIEGHTDSTGSPTLNEKLGLERADAVKRYLYESHQIPLHKINIISFGENKPVAPNKTREGRAQNRRVVIRVLS; via the coding sequence ATGCGACCACTGATTCTGGCTACCACGCTCGCTCTGATTACCGCCACAGGTTCGGCCTGTGCGTCGAAAGGTTTCGTCAATACACGCGTCGGCGAGGTCAACACGAAGGTTGACTCACTGACGGGCGCCGTCGAAGAGACGCAGGCGCGCACCACAAAGGCGGAAGGCCGCATTACGGAAGTGGACCAGAAGGCTGGCGCGGCCGATGCGAAGGCGCAGGCGGCGGCTGGCGCGGCCAGCGCGGCGGATGCGAAGGCTGGGGCGGCGGCGGATGCGGCCAGGGCCGCGGATGCGCGTGCTGAAGCCGTGGCGGCTGCGTCACGTCGCATGATCTACGAAGTGGTCCTCAGCGAAGATCAGGGACAGTACAAGCTCAACTCGGCTGGCCTGCCCGATCCCGTCAAGACCCGCATCGACGACCTCGTCAACCAGCTCAAGGCAGACCCCAAGGGCGTCTACTTCGAGATCGAAGGCCACACGGACTCAACCGGATCACCGACGCTCAACGAGAAGCTCGGCCTCGAGCGCGCGGACGCGGTGAAGCGGTATCTCTATGAGTCGCACCAGATTCCGCTGCACAAGATCAACATCATCAGCTTCGGCGAGAACAAGCCCGTCGCGCCGAACAAGACTCGCGAAGGCCGTGCCCAGAACCGTCGCGTGGTGATTCGGGTCCTGTCGTAA
- a CDS encoding VWA domain-containing protein, translating into MERICTGAAMLTAMTMAMGSPPVLWAQQPPQQPPMFSATASLVPISVSVRDERGRPVVGLSREDFEVYSDDTLQPITDFRSEASPITTALLIDKSGSMRVSSRAADVSNAAHQLVSWMSPVTDRLGLFAFDTNLTQTSAFAAVSANSLRDMATVAPFGATSLYDALDETSAALGREGSPRRAVVALTDGTDNASLLTPSQVAGRAAAIDVPVYIISVTMPIDHPTTGVGNRSAQPHLAELAAWTGGQHFVASTPSQMSLAARTIVTELRQQYLLAFVPDPRQGWHRLTVRTRQPRLTARARAGYITR; encoded by the coding sequence ATGGAACGTATCTGCACGGGGGCCGCGATGCTGACCGCCATGACCATGGCGATGGGCAGCCCGCCTGTCCTCTGGGCACAGCAGCCGCCTCAGCAGCCGCCGATGTTTTCGGCCACCGCAAGCCTGGTGCCGATCTCGGTGAGTGTGCGCGACGAACGCGGCCGGCCCGTGGTGGGCCTCTCGCGTGAAGACTTCGAAGTGTATTCGGACGACACGCTCCAACCCATCACCGACTTCCGTTCCGAGGCCTCGCCCATCACCACGGCGTTGTTGATCGACAAGAGCGGCAGCATGCGGGTGTCATCGCGTGCGGCAGACGTGTCCAACGCCGCGCATCAACTGGTGAGTTGGATGTCGCCGGTCACCGATCGCCTTGGCCTGTTCGCCTTCGACACCAATCTCACGCAGACCAGCGCGTTCGCGGCCGTGTCGGCCAATTCACTGCGCGACATGGCGACGGTTGCGCCCTTCGGCGCCACGTCCCTCTACGACGCGCTGGATGAAACAAGTGCTGCGCTGGGGCGCGAGGGTTCGCCGCGCCGCGCGGTGGTCGCGCTCACCGATGGCACCGACAACGCCAGCCTCCTGACGCCGTCGCAAGTGGCCGGCCGTGCGGCGGCCATCGACGTGCCGGTCTACATCATTTCTGTGACGATGCCGATTGATCATCCCACCACGGGTGTGGGCAATCGTTCGGCGCAGCCCCACCTGGCGGAACTTGCCGCGTGGACAGGCGGGCAGCATTTTGTGGCCAGCACGCCCAGCCAGATGAGTCTGGCCGCGCGCACCATCGTCACTGAATTGCGCCAGCAGTACCTGCTGGCCTTCGTCCCGGATCCACGGCAGGGCTGGCATCGCCTGACGGTACGAACCCGGCAACCCCGACTGACCGCGCGCGCGCGCGCCGGTTATATCACTCGATAG